The nucleotide sequence GGAGACGCAAACGGTCAAGGCTATGTCGGACTCGTTCGCCAAGCATTGGAGAAAAAATCGGGCCAGTCGATTACTTTTACAAACCTCGCGATTAATGGACAGGAATCATCTGAGTTGCTCAAGCAAATGTCCCAGGAGCAAGTAAAGAAGCTGCTTTCAGAGGCCGATCTGATTCTTTTTACCATCGGCGGAAATGACTTGTTCAGGCAGACAGGCGGGCTGTATACCATTGAAAAAGAAAAAGTGACCACAGCTCTTAATCAGCTTGCGGTCAACTATGAAGAGATTCTCAAGCAGGTTCGTACCGTCAACAAGACGGCGACGATCGTTTACACATCCCTGTACAATCCTTTTGGCAATACCGAAGCAGCCGTCGACACCATCGGGCCCGTACTCGACTGGAACAATCAGGCGTCCCAAATCGCCTCCCGGTACCCGCAAGTTTTCGTGGTGCCGACCTACGACTTGTTCTTGCGCAAGGAACAAAACTACTTGTATACAGACCATTTCCACCCGAATGCCGATGGCTATAAGCGGATGGCGGATCGTATCTTGCAAGCGTTAGAGTGATTCAGCCCTCGCCTCATTCAAGGACTTGCCACGGGTTGCCTCAAAGGCCCGAGCACCCGCCCATTGGAAGGCACTGCTCATCATCGAGGTAGCTGCTACCACCAGGAACAAGGTTGTACCTCCATAATGTGCCAACAGCAATCCACCCATCCACGGACCGATGAACTGGCCGAGGTTGCTGAAGCTTTTCGCACCGTAATAGCTGCCGCGCATATTCTCTGGTGCCATTCGGTCGATCAGGACATCCCCTGCGGTAAACGTAAGGATTTCTCCAATCGTGAAAAATACCATCGCCACAATGAAAATCAGCCACGAATTGGCAAAGGCATAACCCACATCACCAACCGCATACATGACGTTTCCCACCAATATTGCGGTGAGAGGCGTCTTTTTTTCTGCCCAAGTCGTCAACGGAAGCTGCATCACAACAACGACAATGGCATTGACGGTCATCAGGATGGCAAACAGTTCTGTTCCGTTCACGACTGTCATTTCTGCGAATTTGGCCAGCGTAGAAGACATCTGCGAGTAGCCAATCGCTCCTAAAACACCGGCGAGCATGTATAAGCGAAACGCCTTGTCATTGACCACTACGCTGAATGCACGGCTAAATGTAACGACTTCTTTCTTTTGGCCTTCAATTTGTTTGATGCCGAACTTGTTCAATAATCCTTGCAAGCTAACCACATAGATCAGATAAATCAGCGCAGTCATCAGGAAAGGCAGGGCTACAGAGCTTTTCGCCAGCACTACCCCGGCAATAGGCCCAACCGCTACCCCTACGTTAATTGCCATGTAGCGAATACCGAACACCCGAAGCCGTTTCTCTTGCGGCGTTACATCTGCCATCAGTGCCTGTGAAACGGGTTCGTAGAAGGAGCGACAGAGTCCCCCTGCTATATTGAGCAAAAGCAGAATCCACGGGTCTTTACTAAGCGCAAACCCGACGAACACGAGCGTCCATACATACAACGCCCCTAGCATGACTCGCCTGCGCCCGATCCTGTCTGACCATGCCCCCGCAATAAAGCCTCCGATTGTACCCGCGAGTGGTCCTGCTCCAATCGTCAAACCGATCATTGCCAAGCTCATATCTGTTTGATTAGACAAGTATAAAAACAAAAACGGCATGCTCATCGAGCTGGCGGCCCGGACGAACACGGTCCCGACGACTAATGACCAGACGATCGGGTGAAACTCCTGTAAACGCATCTTGATCCAGCTCATTTTCTCTCTCCTCACCACTGTTATGCTTTCCCATCGCTGCCAGAACAGATGCTCTGTGATGTTCCCATTGTAGAGAGGCAATGGTCGTTCGTCAATGAGCATTCAAAATTTTTTGATTATGAAACATTTCTATGAGAGTAATCAAAATTTCGATAGGGTTGGACACAGAAGCCTTAGACAACACAAAAGACCGCCAGAAAACGCTGACGGTCTTTGCCTATCCTTTTTACAAAGTAACTTCAATACGATCAACCATTTCTCCCTGCTCGTTCCATTTCACCGCACGGTAAACGCTATCGTGGTAAAACGTGAACCAAGCACCTTGCTTGATCCCGTTGTTGATCCATTCTTCTTTTGCAAAGATGGATGTCATCGGATAGTCGTCGTAGGCCATCACCCATAATGGATTTTGATGGGCGTGTGTAGGCATGATGTCCGCCAGATGCAAAAGCAGGTGCCCCTCTGTCTCCATTCGGACAATAGCATGTCCCTGACTGTGACCGCCTGTATGATGAAGCGTGATTCCTGGCACTACTTCGTGCGAAGCTCCGTACGTCTTTACCTGATTCTCAATCGGACGCCAGTTCTCTTCCCAATATGTATTCTTCGAGCGAATATTCGGCTCTCTCATCTCTGCCCATTCCTGCTCCTGCACGTAGATGACAGCCTGTGAAAACGTAGAGACCAGTTGTCCATCACGAACAGAGACAAGTCCGTTGGCATGATCGTAGTGCATATGTGTCATGATGACGATATCAATATCGGCAGGAGACAACCCTTTTGCTGCGAGGGAGTCCACCACTTGAGACTCTTCCTCCAAGCCAAAATTGCGCTTCTGTTTTTCCGTTAGCCGATCATTTCCCATACCCGATTCAATCAAGATGCGCTTGCCATGAGCCTGTACCAGGATTGGGTCAGCACGCAAAGGGATTTGATTGAGATCATTTGCTGGGTATCTTTTGCTCCAGAGCGGCTTGGGCACGACTCCAAACATTGCGCCCCCGTCCAGCTTCGTGAGTCCACCTCTCAGCCAAGACAATTGAAACTGACCTACCTGCCATTCGTTCCCTACCATGATCCTGCCGCCTCCTCGATTGCTCGGAATGATGATTGAAGTTCGAAAGCGAAAAGCACCCCGTTCAGGGTGCCTTACAGCTTTTCTGCTACACTTACAGTTCTAGTCGCCGGGGCGATTTCTAACAGGAGATCACTCGATACAGCCTGCACAGTGACATCTGAATCACTTCGTCTATGATGAAGCACGAGTTGCGCTACCTTTTCATTCTCTCGGTATACGCTGATTAATGTCTGTAATGGATTGGCACTCCCGCCTGCGATCAACTTAAACCCCGGGGCTATCGTAAACGTCCATCCCTCCACCTCTACTAGCGGTGCTAACGAGTACAGGAAGTAGCGTTTCCCTAAGAGAATGCCATTATGGTTCATCAAGGCGAGAGCCCCCAATCAAATGAATTTGAACAGTATAACTTCATTTTGCAAAAATTAGCGGAGGTTGAAAAGCGATTCGACAAAACTTCTAAAAAGACGACATACTTTTCTTAATCATATCCGATCACCGTTGTTTTCGAAATAGAGAATCTTTCATCCCTTAAATCGCTCTTCCTACGGTCGCCCCCTCCAAAATGGCGCGCTTGGCATCGAGCTCTCCCGCTTCTTTAGCACCGCCTATGAGGTGCACAGGTAGCCGATCCAGCAATGCGTGGTATAGCGAATTGTTGGAGGTCGCTCCAGCCGCTACAATGACCGTATCAGCAGGAATCATGCGTTCCTCCCCATCCTGAATGAAATACACCCCTTCTTCAGCAATTCGGCTGTATTCAATTTGTGTCAGCATCTCTACGCCCCGTCGCTTCAGGTTGGAGAGAACTGCCCAACGCGTCGTTTTGCCCAAGCCCGATCCGACATGCTTTCCTCGCCGCAGCATGCTGATTTTTCGTTTTCGCTGTTGCAGTTGCTGTACAGCTCTTCCATCGAGAATCCGATACTCCTGCAAGTACTTCGCTGCCTTCGGTGAAATCGTTTCGTCGTGCATCAGTAAATGGGACAAATCACATGCGATTCCTCCCGCACCGACGATGACTACTTGTCTACCAACCTTGGCGCGCTTTTCAAATACCGCATCGTACCCCTTCACATGTTCGAGCTCCACACCTGGAATCTCTGGACGCCGTGGAATGACACCCGTTGCTACCACAACTTCTGCAAAGCCTTCTTCGATTAGGGCTTCTGCCTCTGCCAGTGTTCCCAGCCTTATTTCGACACCAAGACGCGCAAGCTCTGTCTGATAATAGCGAAGCGTTTCATTAAATTCCTCTTTACCCGGCACCTGTCTGGCGTAGTTTAATTGTCCACCGATCTGTTTTTTGGCCTCTATGATGATCACCTGATGCCCTCGCTCTGCCAGCACACGAGCCGCCTCCAAGCCAGCAGGCCCCGCACCGATTACAGCTACCTTCTTGCGGTTTTCCGCCGGAACCAACTGCCACTCTGCTTCTCTGCCCACGAGAGGATTGACCAGACAGGAGGCTACCTTCCCCTCAAAAATATGATCGAGACAGGCTTGATTGCAAGCAATGCACGTGTTTACTTCATCAAAGCGTCCTTCTTTACTTTTTTGAACGATATACGGGTCCGCTAAAAACGGACGGGCCATCGAAACCATATCACTGCATTCCTCATACAAAATCTTTTCAGCCTGACGCACGTCGCTGATTCGATTGCTGGCGATAACCGGGATGTTCACGACCTGCTTGACTTGCTGCGCCACCCATACATATGCTCCACGCGGCACCATCATGCCAATCGTCGGTACTTGTGATTCATGCCAGCCAATTCCGACATTGAGAGCATCAGCTCCTGCCTCCTCCAGCATTTTGGCAAATTGCAATGTCTCTTCCATCGTCGTACTATCTGGCATCAAGTCCAATCCCGACATCCGGTAGATGATCGGATAATCCGGTCCGACTGCTTGGCGGACACGGTTAGCCACCTCAATACCAAAACGGGCTCTGCGTAAAAAGTTCCCACCCCACTCATCTTCTCGCTTATTGGTCACAGGGGACAAAAATTGATTGATCAAGTATCCTTCCGAACCCATAATTTCTACGGCGTCAAAACCAGCTTTTTTAGCACGGACGGCACCATCAGCAAAGCATTGGATCGTTGCTTCGATCTCCTCTGCATTTAACTCTCTCGGCTTCCAACGGTTAATCGGCGCCTGCAATGGTGATGGTGCTACCGGGTCTAATCCTGTTGCTTCCTTGTAGGCATAACGCCCAGCATGGAACAGCTGCAACGCAATTCTCCCATTGGCTTGATGAACCTCTTTCGTGATCAGGCGCAATTTCTCGATATCCTCGTCTTTGTATACATTGCAATACTCGTCGCCCATGCCGCCTTCTGGATGTACGGCAGCCCCTCCTGTCACGATCAGACCTGCCTCTCCATTGGCACGCTCTGCGTAAAAGGTAGCAAGCCGCGCTACACCATTCTGAAGCTTTTCAAATCCAACGTGCATGGACCCCATCATAATCCGATTTGGCAACGTCATCGAACCAATTTGAATCGGTTCCCATACTTTTGAAAGTTCCACGTTAAACGCCCCCCTCAACGAGTGAATGCTCATTCATTTTCATTATCTATACGATTCTCTCTCTTCTCCTCATATTCCTCCTTCCTCATTCATTCATGCAAAAAGCTCAGGGCATTACGCCTGAGCTTCCTTATTTCTTATGTACAGCCTATGTTTTTATGTGCCGAGTTTTACGAGCATTCCTAAATCTGCAGAAAATCTTGCGATGGTTTCTGTAAATACGATATCCTCAGCTTCTGTTCGCGGCATCTGCACAACAAAATGATAATCCAGCACGACATTGGCTTCTGCCTGCTTGCCATGCTCCACAAAGCGGCGCTTTTCTGTCAGCGAGCACTCAGCTACCAAGCTTTTTGCTTGTGTCCATAAGTGTTGAATCTCTTCATCTTGCAAGCTATAAGGATAGTCAATTTCCACCTCAATTTCACAACTGTCCTCTTCCGCAAGCGAAAACAGATGGATGGTCGCCGTTGGTTGCTTCTCATCTTCCGCCTCGGAAAACGTGATCAGAACCTCTTGCCCTTCCGATTCTTCCAACAACGAATGATCGGAGCGCAAGACGATATCCGAAATCATTCCATGCGTATGTAACTGTTGATTTAGTTTTTCCACCATAAATTGTAGCACGTACATTTTTCCTCCTGTTTCACGATTTCCTCTCGTTGCAGTATAGCACGAGTTTTACAAATGCGAAAAACCCCTTCACGAGGAAGGGGTCGGTGTATTGTTCATATTTTTTTGATTCATGAATTCGGACAGCCACGCACGACGTACTTCTTTGTTTGGACAGTAACCTAAAATGTAGCTTTCTCCGCGCATATATTTTTCCTTAATCCACTCTTTATGCTTGCGGAAAAAGGCATGCTGGAAATCAATCGGCATCTGCTGATATTCTTCCAAAGCTGAAGGGTTCTGGAGGAAAAAATCTTCATCATACACAAACTCTTCGTTTTGTTGGCGGCTGATCAGGTACACAAAAGCAATCACCAGGAACAGGTTCACCAAGAAAATCGTCATAGAAATCCCTCCAGTCAGTAATAATTATCTGATTAATCTGTCTTATCAGCATATTATTATTGTACCACGAAATTGGTGTTTTCTAAACCTTTTCCATAAACGAATTTTTAAAAATTTTTGATGAATCGACAAATAAAAACACCCGCTCGTGATGAACGGGTGTTTTTCGTACTCGTTAGGAGTTTGTGTTCGGACTATCTGTCGTTGCAGGACCAGCATCCTGACTGGACGGCGGGATGATATCCGGCGGTGGAGTAGAGTTGTTGCCGTTGTTACCTGCTGGTACAGTCCCAGGAGATTGTGTTGCATCAGTCGCAGGCGTCTGCGCTCCCTGACCTTGATCTGTCGACTGGCCTTGCCCTTCTGGGTTTACGACATCAGGTGGCGGCATTGCGCCTTCATTTGCCGTACCGTCTTGATTGTCTGTTGGATTCGTCGGCTCTTGTTCTTTCGGAGCCTCCGTTTTTTGTTTCGTTGGTGTTGACGCAGCTGATTCTGTCGTTTTCTTCTTGACGCTCTTCTTGTTGCTTGTCGCTACCGCTTCACCGGCACCGAGTATCGGCGAATTATTGAGCGCTACGACGCTCTCACTCAATCCCATCTCTGATTGCAAGGAATCGCGAACAGACTCGAGCTTTTCTTTTTCGAGATAGGTGTATCCTCCCTGCCAATATGCCCCATTATCCAATGCAGTGACCGTAGAGGAATTAAATCCTTTGAAATCGTAGGCCAAGCCTTTGATCTGATCCTTGGAAAGATCGGTATGTATATTCTTGGCGCCTACGTCCATTACGTTAAAGATCTTCGTCAATCCTTCAAGAGAAGCCGCTTTGTCCACAACAGCCTTGATGACCTCTTGTTGGCGACGGTTACGGTCGAAGTCACTGGAGTAGTACTTCGTTCCACGGTTGTCATGACGATGTCGTACATAACCAAGTGCTTGTTCACCATTCAATTTTTGAAGTCCTGGCTGGAGATTGATGTGTGTATCGTCAGTTGGATCATCGTATACCAGTCTGCGATCCACATTGACTTCCACACCACCTAATTCGTCAATGACAGCTTTGAAACCATCGAAGTCAATCGCTACAAAATGCTCAATCGGAATACCCAGTATTTCATTCAACGTTTTCTTCGTTAAGGAAATACCATCTTCGGTAACCGTCTTGTTGTTGCGCTCTGCTTGTCTGCGTTCTGCTTCACCATTGGCATAGACAGAATTGATCTTATGGTAGTCGCGATAACCTGGAATCTTGACGCGTGTGTCCCGTGGAATGGATACCATGGTAACTTTCTTCGTCTTTGGATTGGCAACTGCCACGATCATTACGTCTGTATTCATGGAACCTGTTTCAGGACGGGTATCAGAACCAAGCAAGACGAACGACATTGGCTTATCCGAGTAGTATACAGGATCGACATTTTGGGATACTGGCGAAGTAAATCCGCTGTTTGCAGGGCTCGTTACTTCCGTCAGAGTGTCTTCAATTTTCCAATAAATTGCTCCAGCCACACCGCCAACCAGCAGCAAGGTGATCAATGTGAGGGATACCACGAGTTTACGTATTTTTCGATTACGGCTCGGCTGTTTCTTTCGAGAAGCTGAAGCGCGTGTTTTCACAACAGTATCTGGCATATGAATCAGTCTCCTTGTTCGCGCACGCTTTTTGACAAAGTAAAGGGAGGCACGATTTTGAATTGTGCCACTCGACAATATGCACCACTATTTTCTTCAGTTGGCAATACTCTGATTCAGGTATTGTACCATATCGTTGTCTGCATTTGTAGAAAAATGTTCCTTTAAACGAAAAGTCCCCCATCTTTTTGTCGATAAGGGGACTTTAGTTGCATATATAACTTTTGGCTTATTGCAAGCCACGTGGCGCCTGACTAAACCCTTGTACAGGACCTTCAGGACGCTTGTTTTTGGAGCGATGTGAATCTCCGCCCTGCCGAACATGGCTCTCTTGTTTTCCGTTTACATCATTCGATTTCTTTTCCATGACATACACTCCTCCTCTGTACCAACTAACGGGTAGTGTACGTCAAGCTATGTATTTTCATTCTCTGTCGAGGATCTGTCTTTCTTTTGCGGCATAGTAATCTTTTCGTGCCAAAAGGGTATCGATATCATATCGGCCATTTCCCTTTGTTCTCATCTCTGCCAGAGCAACCCCGAAAGCTGCTTGTTCTGTAAGGGACAGCGCTTTGTTTTGCGCATAAATGATACCCGCGGCAAACGCATCTCCTGCTGACTCTCGAATCGGCATAGCCGGGGCAGCAAGCCATTTTTTCTCATGTGCGGTGCAAAGCCACAGCCCTGCTTCCCCACAAATGACCATGACCTGATGGATACCTTCTGTCACCAATTTTTTCGCGCATATTTCCACATCATTATAGGAATGAAGCGATTGGCCACCCAACACTTCCA is from Brevibacillus brevis and encodes:
- a CDS encoding FAD-dependent oxidoreductase, encoding MELSKVWEPIQIGSMTLPNRIMMGSMHVGFEKLQNGVARLATFYAERANGEAGLIVTGGAAVHPEGGMGDEYCNVYKDEDIEKLRLITKEVHQANGRIALQLFHAGRYAYKEATGLDPVAPSPLQAPINRWKPRELNAEEIEATIQCFADGAVRAKKAGFDAVEIMGSEGYLINQFLSPVTNKREDEWGGNFLRRARFGIEVANRVRQAVGPDYPIIYRMSGLDLMPDSTTMEETLQFAKMLEEAGADALNVGIGWHESQVPTIGMMVPRGAYVWVAQQVKQVVNIPVIASNRISDVRQAEKILYEECSDMVSMARPFLADPYIVQKSKEGRFDEVNTCIACNQACLDHIFEGKVASCLVNPLVGREAEWQLVPAENRKKVAVIGAGPAGLEAARVLAERGHQVIIIEAKKQIGGQLNYARQVPGKEEFNETLRYYQTELARLGVEIRLGTLAEAEALIEEGFAEVVVATGVIPRRPEIPGVELEHVKGYDAVFEKRAKVGRQVVIVGAGGIACDLSHLLMHDETISPKAAKYLQEYRILDGRAVQQLQQRKRKISMLRRGKHVGSGLGKTTRWAVLSNLKRRGVEMLTQIEYSRIAEEGVYFIQDGEERMIPADTVIVAAGATSNNSLYHALLDRLPVHLIGGAKEAGELDAKRAILEGATVGRAI
- a CDS encoding YtnP family quorum-quenching lactonase, producing MVGNEWQVGQFQLSWLRGGLTKLDGGAMFGVVPKPLWSKRYPANDLNQIPLRADPILVQAHGKRILIESGMGNDRLTEKQKRNFGLEEESQVVDSLAAKGLSPADIDIVIMTHMHYDHANGLVSVRDGQLVSTFSQAVIYVQEQEWAEMREPNIRSKNTYWEENWRPIENQVKTYGASHEVVPGITLHHTGGHSQGHAIVRMETEGHLLLHLADIMPTHAHQNPLWVMAYDDYPMTSIFAKEEWINNGIKQGAWFTFYHDSVYRAVKWNEQGEMVDRIEVTL
- a CDS encoding MDR family MFS transporter, with product MSWIKMRLQEFHPIVWSLVVGTVFVRAASSMSMPFLFLYLSNQTDMSLAMIGLTIGAGPLAGTIGGFIAGAWSDRIGRRRVMLGALYVWTLVFVGFALSKDPWILLLLNIAGGLCRSFYEPVSQALMADVTPQEKRLRVFGIRYMAINVGVAVGPIAGVVLAKSSVALPFLMTALIYLIYVVSLQGLLNKFGIKQIEGQKKEVVTFSRAFSVVVNDKAFRLYMLAGVLGAIGYSQMSSTLAKFAEMTVVNGTELFAILMTVNAIVVVVMQLPLTTWAEKKTPLTAILVGNVMYAVGDVGYAFANSWLIFIVAMVFFTIGEILTFTAGDVLIDRMAPENMRGSYYGAKSFSNLGQFIGPWMGGLLLAHYGGTTLFLVVAATSMMSSAFQWAGARAFEATRGKSLNEARAESL
- a CDS encoding GDSL-type esterase/lipase family protein — translated: MRTSGQFLWRTAGLLSLLSFLLFATGFVLAMNPQQLAPSTATPPTKKEQPPSPLPEKGVHKVVALGDSLTRGAGDANGQGYVGLVRQALEKKSGQSITFTNLAINGQESSELLKQMSQEQVKKLLSEADLILFTIGGNDLFRQTGGLYTIEKEKVTTALNQLAVNYEEILKQVRTVNKTATIVYTSLYNPFGNTEAAVDTIGPVLDWNNQASQIASRYPQVFVVPTYDLFLRKEQNYLYTDHFHPNADGYKRMADRILQALE
- a CDS encoding LCP family protein, encoding MPDTVVKTRASASRKKQPSRNRKIRKLVVSLTLITLLLVGGVAGAIYWKIEDTLTEVTSPANSGFTSPVSQNVDPVYYSDKPMSFVLLGSDTRPETGSMNTDVMIVAVANPKTKKVTMVSIPRDTRVKIPGYRDYHKINSVYANGEAERRQAERNNKTVTEDGISLTKKTLNEILGIPIEHFVAIDFDGFKAVIDELGGVEVNVDRRLVYDDPTDDTHINLQPGLQKLNGEQALGYVRHRHDNRGTKYYSSDFDRNRRQQEVIKAVVDKAASLEGLTKIFNVMDVGAKNIHTDLSKDQIKGLAYDFKGFNSSTVTALDNGAYWQGGYTYLEKEKLESVRDSLQSEMGLSESVVALNNSPILGAGEAVATSNKKSVKKKTTESAASTPTKQKTEAPKEQEPTNPTDNQDGTANEGAMPPPDVVNPEGQGQSTDQGQGAQTPATDATQSPGTVPAGNNGNNSTPPPDIIPPSSQDAGPATTDSPNTNS